GATTGCAAAAATCATGATGATGAACCCATTGGCACAAATTATTCAAGAATTAAGACATTTTATTGTTTATTCTGGAGCAACCATTTCATGGGATATCTTTGAAAATAAGCTATTTTTAGCAATTCCCTATGTACTCTCTATTGCAGTATTTGCGCTTGGATACTCTCTTTTCAAACAAAAATCTAAGAAATTTGCGGAGATTTTATAATGCCAGAAAAACAAATTGCTTTAAAAGTTGAAAACGTAAGTAAATCTTTTCATTTACCAACAGAATCTACACAGAGCTTGCGAACAAGTTTGGTGAATTATTTTAGGGGAATAAAAGGTTATAAGGAACAACATGTATTAGAGAATGTCTCTTTTGAAGTTGAGAAAGGAGATTTTTTTGGAATTATTGGACGTAATGGTTCGGGTAAATCAACTCTTTTAAAGGTTATTTCTCAAATTTATACGCCAGAATCGGGCAAGGTCACTGTAAACGGCACTTTAGTCCCCTTCATCGAACTTGGGGTTGGTTTTAATCCAGAACTAACCGGTCGTGAAAATATTTACTTGAATGGCGCTCTTCTTGGTTTTTCAAGAGAAGAAATTTCAGCTATGTATGATGATATTGTAGAATTTGCAGAGCTAGAAGAGTTTATGGATCAAAAATTAAAGAATTATTCTAGTGGCATGCAGGTTCGTCTAGCTTTTTCGATTGCCATTAAGGCTCAAGGCGATATTTTAATTTTGGATGAAGTATTGGCTGTTGGAGATGAGGCTTTTCAGAGGAAGTGTTTTGACTATTTTGCACAATTAAAACGTGAGAAAAAAACAGTAATTTTAGTTACGCATTCAATGGAGCAAGTGCAGCGTTTCTGTAATAAAGCCATGTTGATTGATAAGGGATATCAGACAGTGATTGGAACTCCGATGGAGATTTCACAGATTTATAAGACTTTGAATGGAATTGACGTTAAGACAGAAAGTGCTGGTCAGCTTGCTTCGCATGGGATTTCAGTAGAAGCTGATTTTAAAAATCAACAGAATGCAACTTTGCTGTTTAATTTTGATGTGTGTTTTGAACAAGAGATTCTTGATCCTGTGTTAACATTTACAATTCATAAAGATAATGGTGAACTACTGTATAGGTGGGTTTCTGATGAAGAAATGGATGGTGAAATTAATGTAGTGGATCAAAGAGTTCATATAACATTTGACATTCAAAATATTTTTCCAAATGGGAAGTTTTTAACAGAACTTGGTGTTAAATCACGTGACCGCTCTAAAGAATATGCGATATTTAGTGGAATCTCAAATTTTGAGTTGATCAACAGAGGGAAAGCTGGGAATAATATTTATTGGAAGCCAAAAGCAAATGTTAAGTTGATATAATCAAAGAGGTGCAAGATGTTTCAAAACAAGAAAATTTTAATCACTCATATATGGTTACGCGGTTTTAGTGGAGCAGAAATTAATATATTAGAACTCGCTTCATTTTTTAAAAATAATGGTGCAGAAGTTGAAGTATTTACGCTGTCTGCCCAAGATCCGATGAAGTCTGAGTTTGAAACGAGAGAGATTTGTCTGATTACAGATTATTTTCATCCGTTTGATCTAAGTAGATATGATTATATTTGGTCTGCGCAAAATATTCTTCCAGCGTCTATTATTAAAAGCTTAGGACAAAAACGTGAAAAAACACCGAAATTTTTATTTTTTCATATGGCTGCTTTACCAGAACATGTTTTGGAACAACCGTTTGTGTATCAATTGGAAGAACATATTTCTTCTGGAACATTAGCGATTTCACAAGAAATTGTAGATTGTAATCTTCATCGATTTTTTAGAGAGATTCCAAATTTACAATTTTATCAAAATCCCGTCCCTTCTGAATATCTAAAAGAAAAGTATAGTTGTTCTCAAGTGGAGTTGAAAAAGATTCTAGTCATTTCAAATCATCCTCCTCAAGAAATCAAGGATTTAAAGGAAGAATTAAAGGAATACAAAATCGAAGTAGATTATTATGGTGTATGGGCAGATAAGTATGAGTTAATCAGTCCGGATTTATTGGCAAGATATGATTGTGTGATTGGTATTGGGAAAAATATTCCTTATTGTTTGGTGATGGGAAAACCGATTTATGTATATGATCATTTTGCAGGCCCAGGTTTTCTTACAGATGAAAATTTTGAATTAGCGGAATATCATAATTTTTCAGGTAGAGGTTTTGAAGAACAAAAGCGCACAAGTAAAGAAATCGCCAAAGATATTGTTGCTAATTTTTCTGCTGCTAAAAATTTTCAAGAAAAAAATTTGGAAAGATTTCAAGAGCAGTTCTCTCTTCAAAATATTATCCCTTTAATTTTGAAAACGGTAGAGCAGCGTGCGGAAGTTGGGACAATTTTTGATTCCTATTATATCACTTATTTACTAGCGATGAATACACTGATAAAGGATCTTGTTCGTTTGAATAATGATACTATGAATCTTTGGGAAGGAATTCATAATCTTGAAGGAGAGTTAGAATCTCTTAAAATAGTTGCGGACGAGCGAGAGGTCATAAAAAATGAGTTGGAATTATTAAAACTTTCAAGATTTTATAAATTATCTTTAGTATGGACAAAGATTAAAAAGATATTAAGAAATAAGGAATAAATAAGATGAATAAGTTAATATCGACTTATAAAAATGAAGGTACGAGAGCTACTTTACGAAAAATAAGTCATAAATTGAAGAGTATTAAGTATCCTAGTGGAGAGATGTCCCCCAAAATTGATATGTCTGCTATTCCTGTTATGCCACAATTGGAAGATTTGATAAAGGCAGATTATATCCATCAACCTTATGTGAAACCAGAAAAACTAGATAAGGATCGATTAAATATTGCATGGGTGACTCCTCCTGTTGGTCCAGGAGGGGGAGGGCATACCACCATTTCCCGATTTGTAAAGTATTTGCAATCTCAAGGACATCGTCTAACCTTTTATCTTTATAGAAACAATACGATTCCTCAATCTGCCAAGGAAGCACAGGATATTTTTGAACGATCCTATAAACTCAATGTTCCTGTAAAGGAGATAGAGGAATTTCAAGATGAGGATGTCGTTTTTGCGACTAGCTGGGAAACTGCTTATGCTGTATTTAATTTGATTGGAGAAAATTTACATAAATTTTATTTTGTCCAAGATTTTGAGCCTATATTTTATGGTGTTGGCTCTCGTTATAAATTAGCAGAGGCTACCTATAAATTTGGATTTTATGGAATCACAGCAGGAGCGTGGCTTCCTGATAAAGTCAAAGAATATGGTATGGAAGCAGATTATTTTAATTTTGGAGCAGACATTGATATCTATAGACCTAAAGCCCCAATTTTAAAAAAGAAAAAAATAGCTTTTTATGCTCGTGCCCACACAGAAAGACGCGGTTTCGAATTGGGTGTCATGGCTTTGAAAATTTTTAAAGAGAAGCATCCAGAATATGAGATTGAGTTTTTTGGACAAGAGATGTCAAATTATGATATTCCTTTTGAATTTACAGATAGAGGTATTTTAAATAAGCAAGAACTAGCAGAAATTTATCACGAAAGTGTTGCTTGCTTAGTTCTTTCTTTGACAAATGTTTCTCTTCTTCCACTTGAACTCTTAGTAGCAGGCTGTGTACCAGTTATGAATACGGGAGACAATAATACGAAAGTATTAGGAGATAATACTGATATTGTCTACGCAGAGGCCTATCCTATTGATTTAGCTACAAAATTATCCGAAGTAGTGGAGAGAGAAGCTATCAGTGAATATGCTGAAGAAATAAGTCAGAAATACCAAGCCACATCATGGGAAGAGAGCTATAAAAAAGTGGAAGAGATTATTTTACGTGAGGTAACTCGTGTCTAACAATAAGAAAGCGACTATTTTTATCCCTGTTTATAATGGGGAAAACGATCATTTGGAAGAGACTTTAGCAGCCTTGTATCGCCAAAAAACAAATTTTGAGTGGGATGTATTGATTACTGATTCAGGTTCTAGAGATAAATCTGTAGAAATTATAGAACGATTTGCTGAAAAGTACGGCAATATTCAGTTGAAAAAAATTGCTAAAGAAGATTATTCTCACGGGGGTACACGTCAAATGGCTGCTGAGATTTCTTCAGGAGAAATCATGGTTTACTTGAGTCAAGATGCGGTTCCTTATAATGAAAATTGGTTGACAGAGATGGTTACTCCATTTGCATTAAATCCTAATATAGCAGGAGTAGTAGCACGTCAGAAACCTCGTTTAGCCTGCTTTCCAGCGATGAAGTATGATATTGAAGCAGTATTTCGTGAACAGGGTGCAGAAGATGCTTTGACTTTCTGGACACGTTCGGATGAAACATTAAAAGGGACATATACAAAGGAATCCTTTTATAGTGATGTCTGTTCTTCAGCCCCTCGTGAGTTTTTGGTCAATCAGATTGGCTATCGTCAGGTAGCTTATTCTGAAGATTACGAGTATGGAAAAGATATTTTAGACGCTGGATATATCAAGGTTTATAATGCCAAAGCAATTGTAGAACATTCGAATGATGTTCTATTGTCGCAGTATAGAAAGCGCATGTTTGATGAAACTTATAATATTCGTATCAATAGTGGAGTGACGACTCCTGTATCTCTAGCAACTCTAGTTATGAATACGGTTAAAGGAAGTTTGAAAGATGCTGTCAAAATTTGTAGGGATAGCGATTTTTCACGAAAACGAAAATTGTATTGGCTATGCGTAAATCCTTTATTTCATCTAGAAAAATGGAGGGGGTTTCGCTTAGCGAATAAAGTAGATATATCTGAAGATCATAGCAGATACTCATTAGAGAAGAGTGGGGGATAGGAGCATAGGAATAGATTATGCCAATTAAACAAAAGTTATATTATTTGTTACTATTATTTTTATTCTATATTATCAGTTATAAGGAAATAACTTATAATATTATCGGAATAGGTTTATTACGATCGTCTCATTTAGAACAGTATTATCAAATGGGATTTACTATTTCTATTATAATATTGATTTGGGTATTCTCTAATTATGTTTCCGTAAAATTATTTTTTGAACTTACGATTCTTTATTTATTTTATTTAACATCATCTTATTTTATGAAGATGACCTTAAAAATTAATGATAATCAATTTATTTGGAATCAATTTTCAAAAAATCATTTTCTACAAACCAATTTTGTATGGATTTTAGTTATCATTTTATCTTTATCATTTATTGTAAGAGTGATTAAAGAGTTTTATTTCCCTACTCTTATAAATTTGAGCACCTCTAGACTGACATACAGAATACTAGTAAGTCAATTTTTGACATCTTTTATTTTAACTGGTAATCAAATGAAAGATAGAATATTGACCAATCGACTTATCTCAATAGATTTACAGAATAAAGGTGAAATATTTCAAAATTTATTTATCTATACTCTATTATGCTACCTTGTGATTTCTGTTTTATCTTACTTGTTTATAAAAGCTTGCGGAAATTTGTTCAAAAATAAAGTTAGTTTGTCTTTAGCTGTTACAACAAGCGTGATTCTGGGAGCGATTTTTAACTATTATATTCAAATTGGGATTACAGAATACGGGAAATGGTATGACTATTACATTGTTTCAGGAGCTACCTTTTTTCAAATATTTATTTTGACAGGAGTTTTTCTGGGAGTATATCTTATATGTAATAGATATATATTTGGAACAGTTTTTAATATTATTTTTGGAACTGCAATTAGTGTTATAAATAGTATCAAATTTGATATGAGAAGTGAACCTTTTATTCCTGCGGATTTATCCTGGTGGAAAGAATTTCAAACATTGTCAAAATTTATTTCGATTGATATTGTTCCGATTATGTGGGGAATTTTTTTACTGTTATTTTTTACTTTATATTTGCAGAGGCGTGGTCTGCTATCTGGTAAAATTGTATCCAAAAATTGGAAAAGATTGTTGTATGTTGTACTCATTTGGCAAATATTTGTAGGAATTGTACACGTATTTTCTCAGGCAAAAGATGAAAACATTCCTAAAGGAATTCCGGTATTATCGTCGGTCAATAATGTATATGACATCGCTTGGCAAGGATTGAATGCAAGAGCAAGATTTCAATCATTAAGCTATGTTTGGATGAAACAGTTTTCGATTAAAGTGATGGAAACACCTGTAAGGTATTCAAAATCTGCTATTGATGAGATAGTTCAAAAATATAAAACACATTCAAATGAGCTGAATCGCAGTAGAATAAATTCTATTTCTGATCAAACTGTTATTTATGTTTTGAGCGAAAGTTTATCGAATCCAAAACACATTCCTCAAATTACAGCCTCAACAGAAGTTCTACCGAATATTGAGGAGATAAAGAGCAAAACAACTAGTGGAATGATGAAGTCTGATGGATACGGTGGAGGAACAGCCAATATGGAGTTTCAGACTTTGACAGGATTACCTAAATATAATTTTACTTCTTTTGTGTCGATTCTCTATACGGAGGTTGTACCAAGATTTTCAATATTTCCAACAATCAGTGATCAATTTTTATCAAATAATAGAATTGTTCTACATTTTGCTCATGCAAACAATTATTCAAGAAATATTATTTACAAACGTCTGGATTTTGATAAGCAGATATTTTTAAAGAATGGAAATGTAAAGATAGAACCACCTTCTATTCTGGGCGCTCATCCTAGTGATCAGTCAACTTATGATGAGTTAATAAGACAGTTGGATGTTAACGAAAGTCAATTTTTTTCAGTAATGACAATGCAAAATCATGCACCTTGGTATTTCGATACACCAGAAAATCTAATTGTAACAGGAGAAGGATTTACGAATTCTGAGAATTCTTCCTTAACTTCTTATTCCCGTTTACTTTATCAAACTGATCAGGCTACGAAAAAATTTTTAGATGATTTATCTAAGGTGAATAAAAAAATTACGGTTGTTTTTTATGGTGATCATTTACCAGGTTTATACCCTAAATCAGCATTTGAGAAGAATCCAGATAGTCAATATCTCACGGATTACTTTATATGGAGTAATTTTGATACGCCTAAATTGGATTATCCGCTTGTAAATTCTAGTGACTTTACAGCTTTAACGCTAGAACAAACAAATTCAAAGGTATCACCTTATTATGCCTTGCTTACAGAGGTCTTGCATAAGGCAAGTGTAGATAAGAATGAATTAGATGATGAAGGAAGAGCGATTGCAGAAGATTTAAAACTAGTGCAGTATGACTTAGTTGCTGGGAAAGGCTATCTTCCAAAGGAATTTTTTGAAATCCCTAAATAGGCATTTTAAATTTACAAAATAGAATAGTTCGTCTATTCTATTTTTTTTGATTTTATGGTAAACTATATAGGAGGAGGTAAGCGATGATAAAGATTTTTGGTCAGTTGCGATACCATTGGCAGCCAGATGTATCCATTTTAGTTGTGTATTGGTCTTTATCACTGATTCCGATATTTGTAGGGCTTTCTTTGATGTATGAGAGTTCAAGAATTCCTACCTTAGTCTTATTTTCCTTCTTTTTATTTATGTTGTTATTAGGATTGGGTGTCCATCGTTATTTTACCATCTACGAAGATGGGATGTTGGGGATTATTACGGCCAACCCTTTTACACCGAAAAAAATTGCGATCGCAAGCATAAAAAAAGTAGAAGTGACGAAGACCTCTATTACACTCTTTTTAGACGGCAAAGAAAAAGGCCGAACCTTCTGTATGCGAAAGTGGCCGAAGAAATACTTTGTCAATGCTCTTGCCTTAAATGAGCATTTCCAAGGAGAAGTTGAATTGATGGATCATTTGACTCATTTGGATTATTTTGAAGTGTATTATGGAAACACTCAAAAAGATTAGTCTCCTAGGAGTGCGCGTGTGGGACATTCTCTCACAGCCTCCAGAATTCCTTCATCAGGAGTGACTTCTTTTTCAAGAAGGTCGTCTTCTTGGTGAAATTTGACAATTCCATTATCGTGGTAATCAAATAAATCGGAATAAGTTTGGCAAAGCCCGCAAGCAATACATCGTTCAGGAATTAGTTTTATCTTCATATACATATTGTAATAAGATTTTGAAAAAAATACAAGGAGGAAGTTATGGAAAAAGAAGGTTGGGAAGAAAATATTTATGAAAATGGAGAAGAAGAGTTGAAGCGTTCAAGTAAATCAACCAGTGTTTTAGCGACACGTTTATTGACGATTTTAGCGTCAGTATTTTTTGTGATTGTCATTATAATGATTGCCCTGCTCGTCTATCTATCGACAGGTGGTAGCAATAAAAAGACCAATATGGAAGGATTCTTTAGTACGTCAGTCAATGCAGGTGCGACGACAGAAACCGTTGTAGCCTCATCGACAGAAGGCGAAGGAGAAGTTCAGGAAGGTGAAGAACAGACTTCTCAAACTCCTGCGGAAGGAACTATAGTGGTTCTAGCTGGCGAAGGAGAAGCTTCCATCGCAGCCCGTGCAGGGATTTCGATTGCTGATTTGGAACGTTTAAACCCTTCCCACATGTCAACAGGTTCTTGGTATGCCAATCCTGGTGATGTTGTAAAGATTCGCTAGGAGTACAGGCATGAAACAAATTCAAATCGCCATTGATGGCCCAGCCTCAAGTGGTAAAAGTACCGTTGCAAAGATTATTGCGAGAGATTTCGGCTATACTTATTTAGATACAGGGGCGATGTATCGTGCTGTCACCTATCTAGCCCTTCAAAATGGTCTAGGGCTAGAAGATATAGATTCTATCCTGATGCTTTTAGAGGCCCATCCGATTAGTTTTGGTCGTGATGAGGAAGGGGAGCAGTTAGTTTTCGTTGGGGATGTTGATGTCACACATGCCATTCGAGAAAATGATGTCACGAATGCTGTATCTGCTGTGGCGGCACAGGAGATGATTCGAGAGCGTCTCGTCGCCTTGCAACGTTCCATTGCAGAACAAGGCGGGATTGTCATGGATGGTCGTGATATTGGGACCGTTGTCCTTCCAACAGCAGAATTAAAGATTTTCCTAGTAGCCTCTGTCCAAGAACGTGCAGAGCGTCGCTATAAAGAAAATCTTCAAAAAGGGATTGAGACAGATCTAGCAACCTTAGAAAAAGAAATTGCAGAAAGAGACTATAAGGATAGTCATAGAGCTGTATCGCCTTTAAAACCAGCCGAGGATGCCATTCATTTTGATACCACAGGCGTCGATATTCCAGCAGTTGTAGATTTTATTTCTAAAAAAGCGAAAAAAATTCTTGACAAATCAGCTGAAACTTGATAAGATAATAGAGTTGAGAAAAGCAGAAGTGAGAGCTTCTCGCCTTGCGACTAACGTTGTCTGGCTCTACGGATTAAGTTTCAGTGATGGAATAAATCATGTAGGACGGATTTGCGTTGCAAGTCCGTTCTTGTTTTTCTCTAAAAATAAAAAAGAGGTGAAAACCATAGCAAAACAAGACTTATTCATCAATGATGAAATTCGTGTGCGTGAAGTTCGCTTGATTGGTCTTGAGGGTGAGCAATTAGGCATTAAACCACTTGCAGAGGCACAAGCTTTGGCCGATAATGCAAGCGTGGATTTAGTGTTAATTCAACCACAAGCCAAACCACCTGTTGCAAAAATTATGGACTACGGTAAGTTCAAATTTGAGTATCAGAAAAAGCAGAAAGAACAGCGCAAAAAGCAAAGTGTTGTTACCGTCAAGGAAGTTCGTCTCAGTCCAACGATTGATAAAGGGGACTTTGATACGAAACTTCGCAATGCACGAAAATTCCTTGAAAAAGGAAACAAAGTGAAGGTTTCTATCCGTTTCAAAGGACGGATGATTACCCATAAAGAAATTGGAGCTAAGGTATTAGCAGATTTTGCTGAAGCGACACAAGATGTGGCGATTATTGAGCAAAGAGCTAAGATGGATGGACGTCAAATGTTCATGCAGTTAGCCCCAATCCCTGACAAAAAATAGCTGTCAGAAAGTTAGAAAAAGGAGAATATACCATGCCAAAACAAAAAACACACCGCGCATCAGCTAAACGTTTCAAACGTACAGGTTCTGGTGGATTGAAACGTTTCCGTGCTTACACTTCTCACCGTTTCCACGGAAAAACTAAAAAACAACGTCGTCATCTTCGCAAAGCTTCTATGGTATCTGCAGGAGATTTCAAACGTATTAAAGCAATGCTTACTGGTCTTAAATAAGACAGTTGTAGATTTATTCTAGGAATTATTGGAGGAAATATAAATGGCACGTGTTAAAGGTGGCGTTGTATCACGCAAACGTCGTAAACGTATTTTAAAATTAGCTAAAGGTTACTATGGTGCAAAACATATCTTGTTCCGTACTGCAAAAGAACAAGTAATGAATTCTTACTACTATGCATACCGTGACCGTCGTCAGAAAAAACGTGATTTCCGTAAATTGTGGATCACACGTATTAATGCGGCAGCTCGTATGAACGGTTTGTCATACTCACAATTGATGCATGGTTTGAAATTGGCTGAAATCGAAGTAAACCGCAAAATGTTGGCTGATCTTGCTGTAAATGATGCAGCTGCTTTCACAGCGCTTGCAGATGCGGCAAAAGCTAAATTGGCTAAATAAATCTAAGATAAGAAAATGAACGACACTCTATAAATTGGGCAGTGATATCCAAGTTATAGAGTGTTTTTCTCTATTCCCAATCATTTTATGGCGACTGGGAAAGAGACAAAAACTCCCCAAGTCAGATAAGATAGACTTGGGGAGTTCTTTATAGGCTGGTTGAGTGTTTGGGTTGGACTTTTTGGTCTGGGTAGAGATAATTCATAGCATTATTGATAGCAGTTGGTGCTTCTCCTAAGCCAGTTGCGATAAGGTCGATCTTACCTTCGTAGCTACAACAGTCTCCTGCTGCATAAATACCGGCTACAGAGGTTTCTTGCTTGCTATTGACCTTAATTTTGTGACGGTCGAGTTCCAAGCCCCAGTTTTTGAGATTGCCAACAGAGGATTTAAATCCGTAGTTCACAAAAAGGTGGTCCAAAGCGAGATGTTCTGTCTCCTCAGACTTGATTTTTGAGATTTCTAGATGGGTAAGGCGTGTGCCATCTCCGATGAGTTTGCTTGGGACAAATGGTGTTTTGATGGTCACACTAGACTCTTCTAAGGCACTGACGCTATGCTCTAAGGCACGGAAATTTTCGCGTCTGTGAACAATGGTTGTTGAAGAAAGTTTTTCAAAAGCAAGTGCCCAATCCACCGCTGAATCTCCGCCTCCCAAAATCACGACATTTTGACCTGCATATTGATGGAGATTTGAGACATGGTAATGGATGTTGTCAAAGTCTTCGACTCCCTCTAGTTCCAAGGGGCGTGGTTTGAAGGCTCCGCCTCCCATGGCAATTAAAATAGCCTTACTATGGTGCTGGCCTTTGGTGGTTGTAAGGATGAATTCTTGTTCTGTCTTTTCAATGTTTAGTACCGTTTCGTTGAGATGGATACTGGTTTCAAAGCTGGTTAATTGGTCAATTAAGCGAGTGGTCAATTCTTCACCTGTTAAATTTGTAAAGCCTGGGACATCCAAGATTTTCTTTTCAGGATAGAGAATGGCCGGCTGTCCTCCGAGTTGTGGAAGAGAGTCAATCAATTTGACCTTGGCTTGGCGTAAATGGGCATAAAAGGCAGCAAAGAGACCGGTAGGGCCGCCACCGATAATCGTAATATCAAATACTTCAGACATAGGTACTCCTTCAAAAATAACTTCTTTTATTCTACCATAAATGAAAAGAAAAGATGGAAAAAATGTGTTTATTGTTCAGAATTATGCTACAATAGAGTAGATGATGAGAGCGGAACCAATCTCAAAAAGAGAGAGTGGATTGTCGCTCATGATGGGGGTAATAGGGAGGAAATTTCCTTGCCCCCTCGCATCTTGATGATTAAATGAACTTTGGGTGAGAAATGTTACGTCTTGCCCGATGAACGTAAAGGAGCTACTATGCAAGCAGTGGAACATTTTATTGAAACTTTTGTACCAGAACACTATGATTTGTTTTTGGATTTAAGTCGGCAGGAAAAAGCTTTTACAGGACGTGTTACTATCACTGGTGAAGCCAAGTCAGAAACGATTTCTCTTCATCAGAAGGATTTAAACATTCAAGCTGTCCGATTAGGTGACGAAGAGGTATCCTTTGAAGTGAACAAGGAGAAAGAATCGCTTTCTATTTCGCTCCCTCGCACTGGTTCTGTAACATTTGTGGTTGAGTTTTCAGGAAACATCACGGACAATATGACAGGAATTTATCCATCTTACTATGTGGTGGATGGTTTGCGTCAGGAAGTTTTGTCGACCCAGTTTGAAAGTCATTTTGCCCGCGAAGCTTTTCCATGTGTGGATGAGCCAGAAGCCAAGGCAACCTTTGATTTATCGTTGAAATTTGACCAGGCAGAGGGCGAGATTGCCTTGTCCAATATGCCAGAAATTGACCTTGAAAAACGCAAAGAAACAGGTGTTTGGACTTTTGCAACAACTCCTCGCATGTCTTCTTATCTGCTTGCTTTTGCGGCGGGAGATTTGCAGGGCATCACCACGACAACCAAGAATGGAACCTTGGTGGGAGTTTATGCGACAAAGGCGCAACCAGTTGGTAAATTAGATTTCGCATTGGATATTGCCAAGCGTTCGATTGAATTTTACGAAGATTATTTTGGTGTTGCTTATCCAATTCCACAATCTCTTCATGTGGCACTTCCTGATTTTTCAGCAGGTGCTATGGAAAACTGGGGCTTGGTGACCTATCGAGAAGTGTATTTGCTAGCGGATGAACACTCAAGTGTTACGAGCCGTCAACAGGTTGCGTTGGTGATTGCCCATGAAGTAGCTCACCAGTGGTTTGGAAACCTTGTGACGATGAAGTGGTGGGACGACCTCTGGTTAAATGAGAGCTTTGCCAATATGATGGAGTACGTCTGTGTGGATGCCTTAGAACCAAGCTGGAAGATTTTTGAAGATTTCCAAACAGGCGGTGTCGGAGCAGCCTTGAAACGCGATGCTACGGATGGGGTCCAATCTGTCCATGTCGAAGTAACTCATCCAGATGAAATCAATACTCTCTTTGATGGGGCAATCGTTTATGCCAAAGGAAGCCGTCTCATGCACATGCTTCGTCGTTGGCTTGGAGATGAAGCTTTTGCCAAGGGGTTGAATGCCTACTTTAAGAAACACCAATACGGAAATACCGTAGGAACGGACCTTTGGAATGCCCTTAGCGATGCTTCTGGCCGTGATGTGGCAGGATTCATGGATGCTTGGTTGGAGCAACCAGGCTATCCAGTCTTGACCTTGTCTGTAAAAGAGGATGTCTTGACGATTTCTCAAAAACAATTCTTTATCGGAGAAAGCGAAGAAAAGGGACGTCTGTGGCCAGTACCGCTAAACAGCAACTGGCAGGGTCTGCCAGATACTTTGACCGAAGAAAGTATTCGCATTCCAAATTACAGCCAGCTAGCTGCTGAAAATGAAGGAGCACTTCGTCTCAATACGGAAAACACAGCTCACTATATCACAAATTATCAAGGCGAACTTTTGGATAATCTGTTGAGTAACCTTGCAAGCTTAGATGCGACTAGCAAACTTCAGATTGTGCAAGACCGCCGTTTATTAGCAGA
The window above is part of the Streptococcus himalayensis genome. Proteins encoded here:
- a CDS encoding NAD(P)/FAD-dependent oxidoreductase, coding for MSEVFDITIIGGGPTGLFAAFYAHLRQAKVKLIDSLPQLGGQPAILYPEKKILDVPGFTNLTGEELTTRLIDQLTSFETSIHLNETVLNIEKTEQEFILTTTKGQHHSKAILIAMGGGAFKPRPLELEGVEDFDNIHYHVSNLHQYAGQNVVILGGGDSAVDWALAFEKLSSTTIVHRRENFRALEHSVSALEESSVTIKTPFVPSKLIGDGTRLTHLEISKIKSEETEHLALDHLFVNYGFKSSVGNLKNWGLELDRHKIKVNSKQETSVAGIYAAGDCCSYEGKIDLIATGLGEAPTAINNAMNYLYPDQKVQPKHSTSL
- a CDS encoding M1 family metallopeptidase — encoded protein: MQAVEHFIETFVPEHYDLFLDLSRQEKAFTGRVTITGEAKSETISLHQKDLNIQAVRLGDEEVSFEVNKEKESLSISLPRTGSVTFVVEFSGNITDNMTGIYPSYYVVDGLRQEVLSTQFESHFAREAFPCVDEPEAKATFDLSLKFDQAEGEIALSNMPEIDLEKRKETGVWTFATTPRMSSYLLAFAAGDLQGITTTTKNGTLVGVYATKAQPVGKLDFALDIAKRSIEFYEDYFGVAYPIPQSLHVALPDFSAGAMENWGLVTYREVYLLADEHSSVTSRQQVALVIAHEVAHQWFGNLVTMKWWDDLWLNESFANMMEYVCVDALEPSWKIFEDFQTGGVGAALKRDATDGVQSVHVEVTHPDEINTLFDGAIVYAKGSRLMHMLRRWLGDEAFAKGLNAYFKKHQYGNTVGTDLWNALSDASGRDVAGFMDAWLEQPGYPVLTLSVKEDVLTISQKQFFIGESEEKGRLWPVPLNSNWQGLPDTLTEESIRIPNYSQLAAENEGALRLNTENTAHYITNYQGELLDNLLSNLASLDATSKLQIVQDRRLLAESGVIPTADLIPVIQRLAKEDAYMVVDAVTMVLINLKRFVDSDTDVAKAFDALSIRLNQYNYDRLGFEKIAGEKDEDELVRQLTLSNMIQADEADAVAKASQLFEVHKEDLEKIPAAIRLYVLSNQMKHQESKELVDRYLDLYIKTNDSAFQRELASALSKTKDADTVAYILAKWQDKFVVKPQDLASWYGAFLRQDYTQELTWSWARENWDWIKAALGGDMSFDHFVVLPGAIFKTQERLDEYKAFFEPQLDDLAISRSISMGIKEISAKVALLEREKESVHAAILASVE